Proteins co-encoded in one Pseudoliparis swirei isolate HS2019 ecotype Mariana Trench chromosome 7, NWPU_hadal_v1, whole genome shotgun sequence genomic window:
- the med27 gene encoding mediator of RNA polymerase II transcription subunit 27 isoform X1: MADLVTVGVNLDAFSHAISGIQALRSSVNRVFESLKDGMKNRETLEGREKHFIVQFQDHLQAVNRDLNELERLSGLVGRPSESHPLHNSGLLSLDPVQDKTPLYSQLLQAYKWSNKLQYHAGLASSLLNQQSLKRSANQMGASAKRRPKVQPSTLVLPPQYVDDVISRIGRMFPDMTIELFRPNGTSAVLLVTLGKVLKAIVVMRSLFIDRTIVRGFNENVYNEDGKLDIWTKSQYQVFQKVTDHATTALLHYQLPQMPDVVVRSFMTWLRSYIKLFQSSCQRCGHFLQDGLPPTWRDFRTLEAFHDTCRM, translated from the exons ATGGCGGACCTGGTGACGGTCGGGGTGAACCTGGACGCCTTCTCTCACGCCATCAGCGGCATCCAGGCGCTGCGCTCCAGCGTGAACCGCGTGTTCGAGTCCCTGAAGGATGGCATGAAGAACCGGGAGACCCTGGAGGGCCGCGAGAAGCACTTCATAGTTCAGTTCCAGGACCACCTACAGGCCGTCAACAGGGACCTGAA TGAGCTGGAGCGCCTCAGTGGTCTGGTGGGCCGCCCCTCAGAGTCCCACCCGCTCCACAACAGTGGTCTCCTCAGTCTGGACCCGGTTCAGGACAAGACCCCCTTGTACTCCCAGCTGCTGCAGGCCTACAAGTGGTCCAACAAG ttGCAGTACCACGCTGGTTTGGCCTCCAGTTTGTTGAATCAACAATCACTCAAACGATCGGCCAATCAAATGGGAGCTTCAGCCAAGAGACGACCTAAAGTCCAACCCAGTACTCTGGTCCTGCCTCCTCA GtatgtggatgatgtcatctctcgGATCGGCAGGATGTTTCCTGATATGACCATCGAGCTGTTCAGGCCCAATGGGACGTCTGCTGTACTTCTG GTGACCTTGGGGAAGGTGCTGAAGGCGATCGTCGTGATGCGTTCGCTGTTCATTGACAGAACGATTGTTCGAGGATTCAACGAAAATGTTTACAATGAGGACGGAAAG CTGGACATCTGGACCAAGTCTCAGTACCAGGTGTTCCAGAAG GTAACCGACCACGCCACCACGGCCCTGCTGCACTACCAGCTCCCCCAGATGCCCGACGTCGTGGTCCGGTCATTCATG acCTGGTTGAGGAGCTACATCAAGCTCTTCCAGTCTTCGTGTCAGCGCTGTGGTCACTTCCTGCAGGACGGACTTCCCCCAACGTGGAGGGACTTTAGGACCCTGGAGGCGTTTCACGACACATGTcgcatgtaa
- the LOC130196794 gene encoding formin-binding protein 1-like: protein MSCNWGTELWDQFDNLEKHTSWGIDFLERYSKFVKERADIELSYAKQIRSLSKKYHPKRSREDESRYTWCLAFSATLRQLNELSDQREELAENLNSQIVCELTRYTQEVKAERKTHFQDGRRAQQHIESSWKQLESSKRRFERDCKEAERAQQVSDRIDLDNKTAGEKRCALKARQTAQQKKQAAEESRKDYVTSLNQFNQDQHQHYHTLVPVIYQRIQDMEERRIERICESMRSSAEAERKVVPVASSCLDVMMDAAEGIQPRMDTQQVVEVYKSGFDPPGDVEFDDYSAAMRRSISESSYLDNRLEGRRHSRKLWPFIRKNKSRWLHTSLSPSSSPSPTSPLPGVVDSSPQSLPPASREPIAQRLNDLMTSGSRTRKQCLRSLKRGLSLKLCSGPVDCSHLPPEQRRKKLQTRINNINQEIQREREQRDALLKMREVYDQNPQMGDAHSVAPRLEEVKQSLERQEEELRRNQAWLSEASDLSSRRQSGGCGLNSEETTAGSSSLKQLDNRSPASRESPDGSYTEDHSAELQFKSRSSEFDDDFEDEEPLPSIGTCKSLYPFQGQNEGTLSLVEGELLSVVEEDKGDGWTRVRRNLEEEGYVPTSYIKVFLDSSAKGFVQSSRLV, encoded by the exons ATGAGCTGCAACTGGGGCACCGAGCTGTGG GACCAGTTTGATAACCTGGAGAAACACACCAGCTGGGGCATTGACTTCCTGGAGAGATACAGCAAGTTTGTGAAGGAGAGAGCCGACATCGAGCTGAGCTACGCCAAGCAGATTAG gagTCTGTCTAAGAAGTATCACCccaagaggagcagagaggacgaGAGCAG GTACACGTGGTGTCTGGCCTTCTCAGCGACGCTCCGTCAGCTGAACGAGCtgtcagaccagagagaggagctggctgaGAACCTCAACTCCCAGATAGTGTGTGAActcacacgctacacacaggaagtgaaggctgAGAGGAAGact catttccaagatggccgccgtgCCCAGCAGCACATTGAGAGCTCCTGGAAACAACTGGAGTCT AGTAAACGTCGCTTTGAGCGCGACTGCAAGGAGGCGGAGCGAGCGCAGCAGGTGTCCGACAGAATCGACCTGGACAACAAGACGGCTGGAGAGAAG cGCTGCGCACTGAAG GCTCGGCAGACGGCTCAACAGAAAAAACAAGCTGCTGAAGAGTCCAGGAAAGACTATGTGACCAGTTTAAACCAGTTTAACcaagaccagcaccagcactACCACACCCTGGTCCCAGTTATCTACCAG CGTATCCAGGACATGGAGGAGCGGCGCATTGAGAGGATCTGTGAGTCGATGCGCTCCTCGGCGGAGGCGGAGAGGAAGGTGGTTCCTGTGGCGAGCAGCTGCCTGGACGTCATGATGGACGCCGCCGAGGGCATCCAGCCCCGCATG gacacCCAGCAGGTGGTGGAGGTGTACAAATCGGGCTTCGACCCCCCAGGTGACGTAGAGTTTGACGACTACAGCGCGGCAATGAGGAGGAGCATCTCTGAGTCCAGTTACCTAGACAACCGACTGGAGGGGCGGAGACACAGCAGGAAGCTGTGGCCCTTCATCCGGAaaaacaag tcaaggtggttgcacacttctctctctccctcctcctccccctccccaaccTCACCTTTACCTGGGGTCGTCGACAGCAGTCCCCAGTCCCTGCCCCCTGCCTCCAGAGAACCAATCGCACAGCGGCtgaatgacctcatgacctctggCTCCAGAACCAGGAAGCAGTGTCTGCGCAGCCTCAAGAGAGGG CTGTCTCTCAAACTG TGCTCCGGTCCTGTAGACTGCAGTCATCTTCCTCCTGAacagagaagaaagaaacttCAAACCAGAATCAACAACATCAACCAGGAgattcagagagagagggaacagag AGACGCTCTTTTGAAGATGAGAGAAGTTTATGACCAGAACCCTCAGATGGGCGACGCCCACAGCGTCGCGCCCCgcctggaggaggtgaagcagaGTCtggagaggcaggaggaggagctgaggaggaaccAG GCGTGGCTCTCTGAGGCCTCTGACCTCAGCAGCAGGAGACAAAGTGGAGGTTGTGGGTTGAACTCCGAGGAAACGACGgccggcagcagcagcttgaAGCAGCTGGACAACCGGAGCCCAGCCAGCAGAGAgag tCCCGATGGCAGCTACACTGAGGACCACAGTGCCGAGCTTCAGTTTAAATCCCGTAGTTCAGAGTTTGATGATGACTTTGAGGATGAAGAACCGTTACCCAGTATTGGCACCTGCAAGTCCCTTTACCCGTTCCAAG GACAAAATGAAGGCACTCTGTCGCTGGTGGAGGGAGAACTTCtttctgtggtggaagaggacaAAGGTGACGGTTGGACCAGAGTGCGGaggaacctggaggaggagggatatgTCCCCACCTCCTACATCAAAGTCTTCCTGGACAGCAGTGCCAAAG GCTTTGTGCAGAGTAGTCGGCTAGTCTAG
- the med27 gene encoding mediator of RNA polymerase II transcription subunit 27 isoform X2, with the protein MADLVTVGVNLDAFSHAISGIQALRSSVNRVFESLKDGMKNRETLEGREKHFIVQFQDHLQAVNRDLNELERLSGLVGRPSESHPLHNSGLLSLDPVQDKTPLYSQLLQAYKWSNKLQYHAGLASSLLNQQSLKRSANQMGASAKRRPKVQPSTLVLPPQYVDDVISRIGRMFPDMTIELFRPNGTSAVLLVTLGKVLKAIVVMRSLFIDRTIVRGFNENVYNEDGKLDIWTKSQYQVFQKVTDHATTALLHYQLPQMPDVVVRSFMTWLRSFINLYLSASLPVSLSL; encoded by the exons ATGGCGGACCTGGTGACGGTCGGGGTGAACCTGGACGCCTTCTCTCACGCCATCAGCGGCATCCAGGCGCTGCGCTCCAGCGTGAACCGCGTGTTCGAGTCCCTGAAGGATGGCATGAAGAACCGGGAGACCCTGGAGGGCCGCGAGAAGCACTTCATAGTTCAGTTCCAGGACCACCTACAGGCCGTCAACAGGGACCTGAA TGAGCTGGAGCGCCTCAGTGGTCTGGTGGGCCGCCCCTCAGAGTCCCACCCGCTCCACAACAGTGGTCTCCTCAGTCTGGACCCGGTTCAGGACAAGACCCCCTTGTACTCCCAGCTGCTGCAGGCCTACAAGTGGTCCAACAAG ttGCAGTACCACGCTGGTTTGGCCTCCAGTTTGTTGAATCAACAATCACTCAAACGATCGGCCAATCAAATGGGAGCTTCAGCCAAGAGACGACCTAAAGTCCAACCCAGTACTCTGGTCCTGCCTCCTCA GtatgtggatgatgtcatctctcgGATCGGCAGGATGTTTCCTGATATGACCATCGAGCTGTTCAGGCCCAATGGGACGTCTGCTGTACTTCTG GTGACCTTGGGGAAGGTGCTGAAGGCGATCGTCGTGATGCGTTCGCTGTTCATTGACAGAACGATTGTTCGAGGATTCAACGAAAATGTTTACAATGAGGACGGAAAG CTGGACATCTGGACCAAGTCTCAGTACCAGGTGTTCCAGAAG GTAACCGACCACGCCACCACGGCCCTGCTGCACTACCAGCTCCCCCAGATGCCCGACGTCGTGGTCCGGTCATTCATG ACCTGGTTGAGGAGCTTCATTAACCTCTACTTGTctgcctctctacctgtctctctctctctgtag